One region of Pseudomonas sp. B21-040 genomic DNA includes:
- a CDS encoding amino acid ABC transporter ATP-binding protein, with product MSEAIKKPVSPEGIIQMQGVNKWYGQFHVLKDINLNVKQGERIVLCGPSGSGKSTTIRCLNRLEEHQQGRIVVDGVELTNDLKQIESVRREVGMVFQHFNLFPHLTILQNCTLAPMWVRKMPKRQAEEIAMHYLERVRIPEQAHKFPGQLSGGQQQRVAIARALCMKPKIMLFDEPTSALDPEMVKEVLDTMIGLAEDGMTMLCVTHEMGFARTVANRVIFMDKGEIVEQAAPNDFFDNPQNERTKMFLSQILH from the coding sequence ATGAGCGAAGCAATCAAAAAGCCTGTGAGCCCTGAAGGCATTATTCAGATGCAGGGCGTGAACAAGTGGTACGGCCAGTTTCACGTGTTGAAAGACATCAACCTGAACGTGAAACAGGGCGAGCGTATTGTGTTGTGCGGCCCGTCGGGTTCCGGCAAGTCCACCACCATCCGTTGCCTCAATCGACTGGAAGAACACCAGCAGGGGCGCATCGTGGTCGATGGCGTGGAACTGACCAACGACCTCAAGCAGATCGAATCGGTGCGCCGTGAAGTCGGCATGGTGTTCCAGCACTTCAATCTGTTTCCGCACCTGACCATTCTGCAGAACTGCACTTTGGCGCCGATGTGGGTACGCAAAATGCCCAAGCGCCAGGCCGAGGAAATCGCCATGCATTACCTGGAGCGCGTACGCATTCCGGAGCAGGCGCATAAATTCCCGGGGCAACTGTCCGGTGGTCAGCAACAGCGTGTGGCGATTGCCCGCGCGCTGTGCATGAAACCGAAAATCATGCTGTTCGATGAACCCACTTCCGCGCTCGACCCCGAGATGGTGAAAGAGGTGCTGGACACCATGATCGGCCTGGCTGAAGACGGCATGACCATGCTCTGCGTAACCCACGAAATGGGCTTCGCCCGTACCGTGGCCAATCGCGTGATCTTCATGGACAAGGGTGAAATCGTCGAACAGGCCGCGCCGAACGACTTCTTCGATAACCCGCAGAATGAGCGGACCAAGATGTTCCTGAGCCAGATCCTGCATTGA
- a CDS encoding type II toxin-antitoxin system MqsA family antitoxin: MNTRQCMSCGTRHAMQHFEGRSLSVDYKNVSRWVHDIAGWECKVCGEIIFDNETDSAERYSDAGDKLLEDCFQTMGAEMKRIRRKLHLTQKEAVKQLSGAGHNAFSRYERGELPPPQALFTLMRLLDRHPHLLAEIQAMNEGSDLKRLLAARFPEQETVLAS, encoded by the coding sequence ATGAACACGCGGCAATGCATGAGTTGTGGCACTCGACATGCCATGCAACATTTCGAAGGTCGCAGCCTCAGTGTCGACTACAAGAACGTATCACGCTGGGTGCACGATATCGCCGGCTGGGAGTGCAAGGTATGCGGTGAAATCATTTTCGATAATGAAACTGACAGCGCCGAGCGCTATTCCGACGCTGGCGATAAATTGCTCGAAGACTGCTTTCAGACCATGGGCGCGGAGATGAAACGCATCCGCCGAAAATTACATCTCACGCAGAAGGAAGCGGTGAAGCAGCTTTCCGGTGCTGGCCACAATGCGTTCTCACGTTACGAGCGCGGCGAACTTCCACCCCCTCAAGCGTTGTTCACGCTGATGCGCCTGCTGGATCGGCATCCTCACTTGCTGGCTGAAATACAAGCCATGAACGAAGGTTCCGACTTGAAGCGACTGCTGGCAGCACGCTTCCCGGAGCAGGAAACGGTACTGGCGTCCTGA
- a CDS encoding type II toxin-antitoxin system MqsR family toxin, with the protein MEKNTPHYALSVIKDEVRRQGAKAFTQVALRSGTQMGLHLRDMESIICSLERRMLYKSMTCYSDHRRWQDVYHTTFREMELYIKVTYCPNGGPPVISFKERNL; encoded by the coding sequence ATGGAAAAGAACACACCCCACTACGCCTTGTCAGTCATCAAGGACGAGGTAAGAAGGCAAGGAGCCAAAGCGTTTACTCAAGTCGCATTGAGATCTGGCACGCAAATGGGATTGCACCTGCGAGATATGGAATCAATCATTTGCTCGCTGGAACGCCGAATGCTCTACAAGTCAATGACGTGCTACTCCGATCACCGAAGGTGGCAGGATGTTTACCACACTACATTTCGTGAAATGGAGCTCTACATCAAAGTGACCTACTGCCCCAACGGTGGGCCCCCGGTGATCTCTTTCAAGGAGCGGAACTTATGA
- a CDS encoding FadR/GntR family transcriptional regulator yields MSDISPLTKRSLVDQALDQLRLRITQGVWVVGQRLPTEPELATELGISRNTVREAMRVLAFSGLIEIRQGDGSYLRAVIDPLDTMKALSRCSHEQARETRHILEVEAIGLAALRRTDEDLVALREALGVSGRHYHGDLDSYIACDLVFHRRLVDAAHNPTLSELYRYFSSVIGAQLRQTLNITPRRQEVFDLHIELLDAVEQRDPERAKALSRQLINEP; encoded by the coding sequence ATGTCAGACATTTCTCCATTGACCAAGCGATCCTTGGTCGACCAAGCGCTGGACCAGCTACGCCTTCGCATCACGCAAGGCGTCTGGGTCGTCGGCCAACGCTTGCCCACCGAGCCGGAACTGGCGACCGAACTGGGCATCAGCCGCAACACGGTGCGCGAAGCCATGCGTGTATTGGCGTTTTCCGGATTGATCGAAATCCGCCAGGGCGACGGTAGCTACCTGCGGGCCGTGATCGATCCGTTGGACACGATGAAAGCCTTGTCCCGCTGCTCCCATGAGCAAGCCCGCGAAACGCGGCACATCCTCGAAGTTGAAGCCATCGGTCTCGCTGCGTTACGCAGAACGGATGAAGACCTGGTGGCGTTGCGCGAGGCACTCGGCGTCAGCGGCCGTCATTACCACGGCGATCTCGACAGTTACATCGCCTGCGACCTGGTCTTCCACCGCCGTCTGGTGGATGCCGCGCACAACCCGACGCTCAGCGAGCTGTATCGCTATTTCTCCAGCGTCATCGGCGCGCAATTGCGCCAGACCCTGAATATCACCCCGCGACGCCAGGAAGTATTCGACCTGCATATCGAGCTGCTGGATGCCGTCGAACAACGTGACCCGGAGCGGGCCAAAGCTTTGTCGAGGCAGTTGATCAATGAACCTTGA